A single genomic interval of Longimicrobiaceae bacterium harbors:
- a CDS encoding SDR family oxidoreductase, with protein MIAITGVTGHLGRLVVEELLASGVSASDIVGLARSPDRAESLRERGVEVRRADYTEPESLSAALAGVDRLLLVSANEVGQRLAQHRNVIDAARAAGVGLLAYTSILRADRSTMQLAVEHAGTEEAIRESGIPYTFLRNSWYIENYTENLAPALEHGVLLGSAGEGRVSAATRRDYAAAAAAVIRGSGHEGKVYELGGDEAFTMAELAEEISRASKRTVEYRDLPEEEYVRALVGFGLPEPAARALADSDRALARGELYTDSGDLRRLIGRATKGWREVVREAVETAVAGSGGR; from the coding sequence ATGATCGCTATCACCGGAGTCACCGGGCACCTGGGTCGCCTGGTGGTCGAAGAGCTGCTCGCCAGCGGGGTTTCCGCGAGCGATATTGTCGGCCTCGCCCGCTCCCCGGATCGGGCCGAGTCGCTGCGGGAGCGTGGAGTCGAGGTGCGGCGTGCGGACTACACGGAGCCGGAGTCGCTCTCCGCCGCGCTGGCGGGAGTGGACCGCCTGCTCCTGGTCTCAGCCAACGAAGTCGGGCAGCGGCTCGCTCAGCATCGCAACGTAATCGACGCGGCGCGCGCCGCGGGCGTCGGCTTGCTGGCGTACACGAGCATCCTCCGGGCGGACCGCAGCACGATGCAGCTCGCCGTCGAGCACGCCGGGACGGAGGAGGCGATTCGCGAATCCGGAATCCCGTACACCTTCCTGCGCAATAGTTGGTACATCGAGAACTACACGGAGAACCTGGCTCCCGCGCTCGAGCATGGGGTGCTGCTCGGCAGCGCCGGCGAGGGGCGGGTGAGCGCCGCTACCAGGCGCGACTACGCCGCGGCCGCGGCGGCGGTGATCCGGGGCAGCGGACACGAAGGCAAGGTCTACGAGCTCGGCGGCGACGAGGCCTTCACCATGGCCGAACTGGCCGAGGAGATCTCCCGGGCCAGTAAGCGCACGGTCGAATACCGCGACCTCCCCGAGGAGGAGTACGTGCGCGCCCTGGTCGGCTTCGGCCTCCCGGAGCCCGCCGCGCGCGCCCTGGCCGACTCCGACCGGGCCCTCGCCCGCGGCGAGCTCTACACCGACAGCGGCGACCTGCGACGGCTCATTGGCCGGGCGACGAAGGGGTGGAGGGAGGTGGTTCGGGAGGCCGTTGAGACTGCGGTGGCGGGGAGCGGGGGGCGGTGA
- a CDS encoding sulfatase-like hydrolase/transferase — protein sequence MPSRRGLRLLALLAAPLLHAPLTAQAQEVKRPNILWISTEDLSPRIGAYGDPVARTPNLDRLASEGMIYTNAFTTAPVCAPSRAAIITGMYQNAIGAQHMRTTEDRVEDLPGPYLAVPPFYVKAFPEYLRAAGYYTTNAVKTDYQFGNPFTIWDEVSPQAHWRNRPDPDQPFFAVFNITVTHESQIFADALKGRRPVTDPADVVVPPYYPDTPAIREALAQWYDNIAAMDRRVGEILQQLEEDGLADETIVFFWSDHGDGLPRGKRSLYDSGLRSILMVRWPEALSPPFEPGTVNDELVSFIDLAPTVLSLAGATVPVHMQGRILLGPEAEPAPEYVFAARDRMDIEYDMRRSARDERFLYIRNFQPELPYVGHVPYRNNSPIMQELHRLYRDGKLSGPAALWWQNSRPAEELYDTQIDPHQVHNLASDPAYRETLARMRAAVEDWMERIDDQGLINEAEMIDRMWPGGVQPTTAPPIILERGDPNWQNIERVPRIEFSGSTVVEIYAPTQGSSVGYTLEEGENARWKLYTGPFVINESVTVRAKAIRYGYAESEETRTEFVKRGSG from the coding sequence TTGCCTAGCCGCCGCGGCCTCCGGCTCCTCGCGCTGCTCGCCGCCCCCCTCCTCCACGCGCCGCTCACGGCGCAGGCGCAGGAGGTCAAGCGTCCCAACATCCTGTGGATCTCAACGGAGGACCTGAGCCCGCGGATCGGCGCGTACGGCGACCCGGTGGCGCGCACCCCCAACCTCGACCGCCTGGCGAGCGAGGGGATGATCTACACCAACGCGTTTACCACTGCCCCGGTGTGCGCGCCGAGCCGCGCGGCGATCATCACCGGGATGTATCAGAACGCGATCGGCGCGCAGCACATGCGCACGACGGAGGACCGCGTGGAGGACCTTCCCGGGCCGTACCTGGCGGTGCCGCCCTTCTACGTCAAGGCCTTCCCGGAGTACCTGCGCGCGGCGGGCTACTACACCACCAACGCAGTCAAGACCGATTACCAGTTCGGCAATCCGTTCACCATCTGGGACGAGGTGAGCCCACAGGCCCACTGGCGAAACCGGCCCGACCCTGACCAGCCGTTCTTCGCGGTGTTCAACATCACCGTGACGCACGAGTCACAGATCTTCGCGGACGCGCTGAAGGGCCGACGGCCGGTGACGGACCCGGCCGACGTCGTCGTCCCGCCGTACTATCCCGACACGCCCGCGATTCGCGAGGCGCTGGCCCAGTGGTACGACAACATCGCGGCCATGGATCGCAGGGTCGGCGAGATCCTCCAGCAGCTAGAGGAGGACGGGCTCGCAGACGAGACGATCGTGTTCTTCTGGAGCGATCACGGAGACGGCCTGCCGCGTGGCAAGCGCTCGCTCTACGACTCCGGCCTGCGGTCGATCCTGATGGTTCGCTGGCCCGAAGCCCTGTCCCCGCCCTTCGAGCCGGGGACGGTGAACGACGAGCTGGTCAGCTTCATCGACCTCGCGCCTACTGTGCTCTCCCTGGCGGGGGCGACCGTTCCGGTCCACATGCAGGGCCGCATCCTCCTGGGCCCCGAAGCGGAGCCGGCGCCGGAATACGTCTTCGCCGCGCGCGACCGGATGGACATCGAGTACGACATGAGGAGGTCCGCGCGGGACGAGCGGTTCCTCTATATCCGCAACTTTCAACCGGAGCTGCCCTACGTCGGCCACGTCCCCTATCGCAACAACAGCCCGATCATGCAGGAGCTGCACCGGCTCTATCGGGATGGGAAGCTCTCCGGACCCGCCGCCCTCTGGTGGCAGAACTCGCGGCCCGCGGAGGAGCTGTACGACACCCAGATCGACCCGCACCAGGTGCACAACCTCGCCTCGGACCCGGCCTATCGGGAGACGCTGGCGCGCATGCGGGCCGCGGTAGAGGACTGGATGGAGCGGATCGACGACCAGGGGTTGATCAACGAGGCGGAGATGATCGACCGTATGTGGCCTGGCGGCGTCCAACCGACCACCGCGCCCCCGATCATCCTCGAGCGCGGAGACCCGAACTGGCAGAACATCGAGCGCGTCCCGAGGATCGAGTTCAGCGGATCGACCGTGGTGGAGATCTACGCCCCCACCCAGGGCTCGTCGGTCGGCTATACCCTCGAGGAAGGGGAAAACGCCCGCTGGAAGCTGTATACGGGCCCGTTCGTCATCAACGAGAGCGTGACCGTACGGGCGAAGGCGATCCGCTACGGGTATGCGGAGAGCGAAGAGACCAGGACGGAGTTTGTAAAGAGAGGGAGCGGGTGA